The Morococcus cerebrosus sequence TCTCCCTGCTCCAACTGACTGATGACTAAAGACGAATGCGTGGTAATGAAAAACGTTGTGTTCGGAAACAATTTTTTCAGCAGCGGTACAATTTTGATCTGCCATTCGTTGTGCAAATGGCTTTCTATTTCGTCAATCAGCACCACGCCGCGCACATTGGCAATTTGCTGCTCGTTGGTAAAGTAACTGTATCCCGCTACAATAGATTGGATAATCTTCAAAAGAGAAGTAAAACCGCTGGATAAATCGGAAAGTTCGCGCTTTTGATTTTCTATTTTGATAAAGACACGGTTATTACCTGAAATTTCCAAAAATTCGGGGTCTATGCGGTTGTCGATTTTATTGAGCAAGGACAGCAAAGTATCGATTTCAATTTTACGGTTGTCTTCTTTCGACTGATACGGATTGGCGGATTGTGCCCGCTGAATAATCCACTCTTCTAGATTGGTATCCATATTTAAGGATTTGATTCGGGGTGCGCTATAATCACTTTCAAAAACAGAAAACAATTTCTTGAAATATCGATTTGCACGTTCCTTAAAATCTCCCAGTGGCTGACTGGAAAATTCTGCTCTTGTTATGCCCCCTCTATTTTGTGCCGCCAAATAAACCAAGGGAAGTTGGTGCTGATACCCTGAAAACAAAATTTCATGCCGAAAGCTGAATCCATTATTACTGCCTGTCGAAAATCGTTGTAAATCTTCAGCCCCAATAGGTAATAAAACCTTTTTCCAAGGCATCACATCCAAATTTACCCATCCCCCCTCTTTTTTTGCCGTGAAATAGGTAAACAGCAATACTGTAAACAAACATTCCAAAAATTTGGTCTTACCCACACCATTCTCGCCAATCATCGTATAAACACGCTGATTGGGTTGGAAATCTACCTGCATCGTGCCGACACCGGTTACATGCTCAAAACGAACCGTACCGTCAAACAGTCGTTTATCCATATTATCTGCCCTTCTATTTTTCAGACGGCCTGATTATCTGAAATGTCAGATGTCGTCTGAAACTCTAATCTGTTGCCGCCTGAAACCTTCTTTTCAGACGACCTCAAACGCTGCCTTCTTTCTCGATCACCAAAATCCGCGCTTCGCCGCACGGATGGGTGACGTGTTCCGTGCCGATTCCTGCGTAGAAGATGTCGCCGCTTTTCAACCGAACAATGTGTTCTTCGCCGTTTTCTCGGTAGTGCATATCGACTTCGCCGTCCATCACGGCAAACACTTCCTCGCCGTCGTTGACGTGCCATTTGTAGGGCTGGTCCGTCCAGTGCAGGCGCACGGTAGTGCCGTTCATATTGGCGATGTCGAGTGCGCCCCATTCGCGGGAAGCAGTAAATTCGGCGGAGCGGATCGTGTGCGTGTCGGGCATTTTCGCGCCTCTTTGATTCTGTATCTAGATAAACCTGTCGATACAACTGTTTATTAAATCCCGTCATTCCCGCGCAGGCGGGAATCCAGAACGTAGATTTTAGGAAGCCTTTTTCCTTGACAGGTTTATACGCCGATAGGTCTGGATTCCCGCCTGCGCGGGAATGACGACGGTCGGCAAATTCCGTATCTATCCAAGTAAATCAATTATGACCGAAATGTTGGCTACGCCCCGTCGGTACGGTTGGTTTCCATCTCCAGTTTAATGAACGCATCAATCATACTGCGCCAAACTGCTTCGGCTACTTCGGGCGACAAACCAGCCTTTTCGGCATAGGCGCGGCGCGAGGCAATCACTTGCGCCACCCGTTCGGGCGCGGAAACCGCCTGCATATCGTTTTTAGGTTTCAGACGGCCTGCCTGCCGTACCAGCTTCTGCCGGCGGGCGAGCAATTCTATTAATTCCTTGTCCAAACCGTCGATGGCTTCACGGACTTCGTCTAGGGTTTGCGGTAATTTGTCTTTAACCATTGTTTCTCGTGTTTCCTTTTTCAGACGACCTAAACGTCGTCTGAAAATCTCATTTTTACCTGAACAATCCCGATGAACCCGACACGCTGTACTATTTTCTTTTTCATGTCGGATACAAGTATCCGACCTACAACTTGAATGTTTGTTTTCAGACGACCTCTACACCAATTATGAACAGGTCGTCTGAACCCCCGCCTTTATCTGAACAATCCCCAGAAAGTCATGCCGAGCAGGACCAATACGCCGAACACCATAGCAGCGGCGTAGGTGTAGATAAAGCCGGTTTGGACTTTGCGTATCTGAGCGGCAATCGCGCCGACCAGTTTGGCGGTGCCGTTGACGATGCCGTTGTCGATAATGGCGGTATCGCCGACTTTCCAGAAGAAGTTGCCCAATGCGCGCGTGCCTTTGGCGAAGACGTTGAAATACAAGGCGTCGAGGTAGTATTTGTTTTCAAACAAAACGTAAACCGGACGGAACGCCTGCGCGATTTTGGCGGGCAGGTGTGGCAGTTTGACGTACAAAAGCCATGCGCTCAATACGCCTGCGGTAGCGAGATAGAGGACGGGCGAATGCAGGCTGTGCGACACCATCGCCAATGCGCCGTGGAACTCTTCCTTCATGATGTGCATGGTCGGATGCGCGTCGGCGTTGACGAAAATCACGTCTTTGAAGAAATCGCCGTAGAGCATGGGTTCGATGGCGATGTAGCCGATGATGACGGACGGAATCGCAAGCAGAATCAGCGGCAGAGTAACGACCAGAGGGCTTTCGTGCGGATTGTCGTTTTTGCCCAAGCCGTGATGCTCTTCGCCATGATGATCGTCATGATGCTCAGGCAGGCTGCGCCATTTTTCTTCGCCGTGGAACACCATAAAGTA is a genomic window containing:
- a CDS encoding AAA family ATPase, which codes for MDKRLFDGTVRFEHVTGVGTMQVDFQPNQRVYTMIGENGVGKTKFLECLFTVLLFTYFTAKKEGGWVNLDVMPWKKVLLPIGAEDLQRFSTGSNNGFSFRHEILFSGYQHQLPLVYLAAQNRGGITRAEFSSQPLGDFKERANRYFKKLFSVFESDYSAPRIKSLNMDTNLEEWIIQRAQSANPYQSKEDNRKIEIDTLLSLLNKIDNRIDPEFLEISGNNRVFIKIENQKRELSDLSSGFTSLLKIIQSIVAGYSYFTNEQQIANVRGVVLIDEIESHLHNEWQIKIVPLLKKLFPNTTFFITTHSSLVISQLEQGEAYRLVRSKEDGVVYGEMIDYPSNASFVDLLNEAFGVDLNKKKIERVQERDQEQAKKALLELVRQELGGLGDK
- a CDS encoding cupin, which gives rise to MPDTHTIRSAEFTASREWGALDIANMNGTTVRLHWTDQPYKWHVNDGEEVFAVMDGEVDMHYRENGEEHIVRLKSGDIFYAGIGTEHVTHPCGEARILVIEKEGSV
- a CDS encoding chorismate mutase; the encoded protein is MVKDKLPQTLDEVREAIDGLDKELIELLARRQKLVRQAGRLKPKNDMQAVSAPERVAQVIASRRAYAEKAGLSPEVAEAVWRSMIDAFIKLEMETNRTDGA